A single Brienomyrus brachyistius isolate T26 chromosome 11, BBRACH_0.4, whole genome shotgun sequence DNA region contains:
- the LOC125751795 gene encoding uncharacterized protein LOC125751795 isoform X2 translates to MSMPAGASKAVMCMGMCMSMPVGASNAVMCMGMCMSMPAGASNAVMCMGMCMSMPAGASKAVMCMGMCMSMPVGASNAVMCMGMCMSMPVGASNAVMCMGMCMSMPVGASNAVMCMGMCMSMPVGASNAVMCMGMCMSMPAGASNAVMCMGMCMSMPAGASNAVMCMGMCMSMPVGASNAVMCMDMYMSMPAGASKAVMCMGMCMSMPAGASKAVMCMGMCMSMPVGASNAVMCMSMPAGASKAVMCMGMCMSMHVGASKAVMCMGMCMSRHVGASKAVMCMGMCMSMPAGASKAVMCMGMCMRMPVMEKSPVQIQSSLVTSVLGP, encoded by the exons ATGAGTATGCCTGCTGGTGCCTCGAAGGCTGTGATGTGTATGGgtatgtgtatgagtatgcctGTCGGTGCCTCTAACGCTGTGATGTGTATGGgtatgtgtatgagtatgcctgctggtgcctctaatgctgtgatgtgtatgggtatgtgtatgagtatgcctgctggtgcctctaaggctgtgatgtgtatgggtatgtgtatgagtatgcctGTCGGTGCCTCTAACGCTGTGATGTGTATGGgtatgtgtatgagtatgcctGTCGGTGCCTCTAACGCTGTGATGTGTATGGgtatgtgtatgagtatgcctGTCGGTGCCTCTAACGCTGTGATGTGTATGGgtatgtgtatgagtatgcctGTCGGTGCCTCTAACGCTGTGATGTGTATGGgtatgtgtatgagtatgcctgctggtgcctctaatgctgtgatgtgtatgggtatgtgtatgagtatgcctGCCGGTGCCTCTAACGCTGTGATGTGTATGGgtatgtgtatgagtatgcctGTCGGTGCCTCTAACGCTGTGATGTGTATGGATATGTATATGAGTATGCCTGCCGGTGCCTCTAAGGCTGTGATGTGTATGGgtatgtgtatgagtatgcctGCCGGTGCCTCTAAGGCTGTGATGTGTATGGgtatgtgtatgagtatgcctGTCGGTGCCTCTAACGCTGTGatgtgtatgagtatgcctGCTGGTGCCTCTAAG gctgtgatgtgtatgggtatgtgtatgagtatgcATGTCGGTGCCTCTAAGGCTGTGATGTGTATGGGTATGTGTATGAGTAGGCATGTCGGTGCCTCTAAGGCTGTGATGTGTATGGgtatgtgtatgagtatgcctGCTGGTGCCTCTAAGGCTGTGATGTGTATGGGTATGTGTATGAGAATGCCTGTGATGGAAAagtcaccggttcaaatccaATCCTCGTTAGTCACATctgtgttgggcccttga
- the LOC125751795 gene encoding uncharacterized protein LOC125751795 isoform X1: MSMPAGASKAVMCMGMCMSMPVGASNAVMCMGMCMSMPAGASNAVMCMGMCMSMPAGASKAVMCMGMCMSMPVGASNAVMCMGMCMSMPVGASNAVMCMGMCMSMPVGASNAVMCMGMCMSMPVGASNAVMCMGMCMSMPAGASNAVMCMGMCMSMPAGASNAVMCMGMCMSMPVGASNAVMCMDMYMSMPAGASKAVMCMGMCMSMPAGASKAVMCMGMCMSMPVGASNAVMCMSMPAGASKAVMCMGMCMRMPAGASKAVMCMGMCMSMHVGASKAVMCMGMCMSRHVGASKAVMCMGMCMSMPAGASKAVMCMGMCMRMPVMEKSPVQIQSSLVTSVLGP; encoded by the exons ATGAGTATGCCTGCTGGTGCCTCGAAGGCTGTGATGTGTATGGgtatgtgtatgagtatgcctGTCGGTGCCTCTAACGCTGTGATGTGTATGGgtatgtgtatgagtatgcctgctggtgcctctaatgctgtgatgtgtatgggtatgtgtatgagtatgcctgctggtgcctctaaggctgtgatgtgtatgggtatgtgtatgagtatgcctGTCGGTGCCTCTAACGCTGTGATGTGTATGGgtatgtgtatgagtatgcctGTCGGTGCCTCTAACGCTGTGATGTGTATGGgtatgtgtatgagtatgcctGTCGGTGCCTCTAACGCTGTGATGTGTATGGgtatgtgtatgagtatgcctGTCGGTGCCTCTAACGCTGTGATGTGTATGGgtatgtgtatgagtatgcctgctggtgcctctaatgctgtgatgtgtatgggtatgtgtatgagtatgcctGCCGGTGCCTCTAACGCTGTGATGTGTATGGgtatgtgtatgagtatgcctGTCGGTGCCTCTAACGCTGTGATGTGTATGGATATGTATATGAGTATGCCTGCCGGTGCCTCTAAGGCTGTGATGTGTATGGgtatgtgtatgagtatgcctGCCGGTGCCTCTAAGGCTGTGATGTGTATGGgtatgtgtatgagtatgcctGTCGGTGCCTCTAACGCTGTGatgtgtatgagtatgcctGCTGGTGCCTCTAAG gctgtgatgtgtatgggtatgtgtatgagaatgcctgctggtgcctctaaggctgtgatgtgtatgggtatgtgtatgagtatgcATGTCGGTGCCTCTAAGGCTGTGATGTGTATGGGTATGTGTATGAGTAGGCATGTCGGTGCCTCTAAGGCTGTGATGTGTATGGgtatgtgtatgagtatgcctGCTGGTGCCTCTAAGGCTGTGATGTGTATGGGTATGTGTATGAGAATGCCTGTGATGGAAAagtcaccggttcaaatccaATCCTCGTTAGTCACATctgtgttgggcccttga